CGCTCAAGTCCAAGCTGCAGGACGACCTCACCACCGCGATCAAGGCGCGCGACGAACTGCGTTCCTCCACCCTCCGCCTCACGCTGACCGCGATCCAGAAGGAGGAGGTCGCGGGCACCGAGGCACGCGAGCTGTCCGACGACGAGGTCGAGAAGATCATCGCGCGGGAGGCGAAGAAGCGCCGGGAGGCCGCGGACGCCTTCGAGAAGGGCGGCCGGGGCGATTCGGCCGAGCGGGAGCGCGCCGAGGGTGAGGTGCTCGCCGACTATCTGCCCAAGCAGCTGACCGACGACGAGCTGGAGCAGCTGGTCGCGGCGGCCGTGGCCGAGGCCAAGGGCGCCGGTGCCGAGGGGCCGCGCGCGATGGGTGCCGTGATGAAGATCGTCAACCCGCAGGTGGCGGGCCGCGCCGAGGGCGGCCGGGTGGCCGCGGTGGTGAAGAAGCTGCTCGCCGGCTGAGCGGCCGGACGGAGCTTTTCAGGGAAGATGAGGGGCGCCCCCATGGTGTGGGGCGCCCCTCCTTCTTTCGTTGTACGGGCCGG
This portion of the Streptomyces sp. 2114.4 genome encodes:
- a CDS encoding GatB/YqeY domain-containing protein; this encodes MTTLKSKLQDDLTTAIKARDELRSSTLRLTLTAIQKEEVAGTEARELSDDEVEKIIAREAKKRREAADAFEKGGRGDSAERERAEGEVLADYLPKQLTDDELEQLVAAAVAEAKGAGAEGPRAMGAVMKIVNPQVAGRAEGGRVAAVVKKLLAG